A window of the Vibrio pomeroyi genome harbors these coding sequences:
- a CDS encoding bifunctional helix-turn-helix transcriptional regulator/GNAT family N-acetyltransferase: MDARKLRQYSRQAVRLLGMLDKQCGEVTLTPVQAHALGEIQLQPLTINQLAQQLNVDKSNASRTVAGLSKLELVETIENSKDKRSQWVTLTSLGQNMLSQLDVQQNTFFEDMLLTLNEDEQQQLKVGLETYLKGLANVCQVDEFILRPLTQSDNPQLANVIRKVSAEHGLTEDKGYGVADPTLDDMYSVYNKDNAIYWVIEYQGEVVGGGGFAPLAGRPDVCELQKMYFLPQTRGQGLAKRIVAQSLKLAKQLGYQHMYLETTECLGAAVKLYEKLEFEHLDSAWGETGHDACEVVMAKAL; the protein is encoded by the coding sequence ATGCTCGAAAGCTAAGACAATACTCCCGCCAAGCCGTGCGCTTACTGGGTATGCTTGATAAACAATGTGGTGAGGTCACGCTCACTCCTGTCCAAGCTCATGCATTAGGAGAGATCCAACTCCAGCCTTTAACCATCAATCAATTAGCACAACAGCTCAATGTCGATAAATCTAATGCCAGTCGAACGGTGGCTGGACTCAGCAAACTTGAGTTGGTAGAGACTATCGAAAATTCAAAAGACAAACGCAGCCAATGGGTGACACTGACGTCTCTTGGGCAAAACATGTTGAGTCAATTAGACGTGCAACAAAACACCTTTTTCGAAGACATGCTGCTGACTCTCAATGAAGATGAACAACAACAGCTGAAAGTTGGACTGGAAACGTACTTAAAAGGGTTAGCAAATGTCTGCCAAGTTGACGAGTTCATACTTCGCCCACTCACTCAATCAGATAACCCGCAGTTAGCCAATGTGATTCGTAAAGTTTCAGCGGAACATGGACTCACCGAAGATAAAGGTTATGGCGTGGCCGATCCTACCCTTGATGACATGTACTCTGTCTATAACAAAGATAACGCAATATACTGGGTGATCGAATATCAAGGTGAAGTGGTAGGTGGCGGTGGTTTTGCACCATTAGCTGGCCGACCAGATGTATGTGAGCTACAGAAAATGTACTTCCTACCACAAACCCGAGGGCAAGGTTTGGCAAAGCGCATCGTAGCTCAAAGCCTAAAACTGGCTAAGCAACTTGGCTACCAACACATGTACTTGGAAACAACGGAATGCTTGGGTGCTGCAGTAAAACTCTATGAAAAACTGGAGTTTGAACACCTTGATTCAGCTTGGGGAGAAACAGGCCATGATGCTTGTGAAGTTGTCATGGCCAAAGCGTTATAA
- a CDS encoding glycosyl hydrolase 2 galactose-binding domain-containing protein — MRLLLDGLWQISPLTDLSIPQDDITFPAPLSSKLPDSLSEDEIAEQEWHLMHDIEVDDAMLACPFVELVVAGVDYFAEVRLNGVAVFDCDGSQAEYRKDIRPYMQPGRNRFEILFLEEEESLLLEEDMDESISSQAIAKSDSRIGIWQAPYLQFVRNVKLEQVVTEQIWHHGGGCEFKVDVIYQTLKAGLVSASIKFNGMTLVMPIDVRAEHTGVVFQVEAPMVFNLEKPNPKHLYQLEVELDGQKESSFVALNPASCVSNFLR; from the coding sequence ATGCGGTTACTTCTCGATGGTCTTTGGCAAATTTCGCCATTGACGGATCTCTCTATCCCACAAGATGACATTACCTTTCCTGCTCCATTAAGCTCAAAGCTCCCTGATAGCTTAAGTGAAGATGAAATCGCAGAGCAAGAGTGGCACCTGATGCATGACATCGAAGTTGATGATGCTATGTTGGCGTGTCCATTCGTTGAGTTGGTCGTAGCGGGTGTCGATTACTTTGCTGAAGTGCGACTTAATGGTGTTGCTGTGTTTGATTGCGATGGTAGCCAAGCTGAATATCGCAAAGATATCCGCCCTTATATGCAGCCTGGCCGAAACCGTTTTGAGATCCTTTTCCTTGAAGAAGAGGAGAGCTTGTTACTCGAAGAGGATATGGATGAGTCTATATCTTCACAGGCTATCGCGAAATCTGATTCACGCATCGGGATTTGGCAAGCACCGTACCTGCAGTTCGTTCGAAACGTCAAACTAGAACAAGTTGTCACTGAGCAGATCTGGCACCACGGTGGTGGCTGTGAGTTTAAAGTGGATGTGATTTATCAGACGCTAAAAGCAGGTTTGGTATCTGCATCAATTAAGTTCAACGGCATGACACTCGTGATGCCGATAGATGTGCGAGCTGAGCATACTGGCGTGGTGTTTCAAGTGGAGGCTCCTATGGTATTTAACCTTGAGAAGCCTAACCCTAAGCACTTATACCAGTTAGAAGTTGAACTCGATGGGCAAAAAGAGAGTTCTTTCGTTGCCTTAAATCCAGCGTCTTGTGTGAGTAACTTTTTACGTTAA
- the rraB gene encoding ribonuclease E inhibitor RraB, whose protein sequence is MSHEDEYLSVAELIEFQKEETRDIIAALIEDGSDPEALYDIEHHLFAEDFEVLEKAVVEAFKMGFEVLEAEETEDEDGNKLLCCDATMQSALDAEAIDAQVEKLVNLAEKFDIIYDGWGTYYEGEDAIYPDEDDEGEE, encoded by the coding sequence ATGTCTCACGAAGATGAATATCTATCAGTAGCGGAATTAATTGAATTTCAAAAGGAAGAGACTCGCGACATCATTGCAGCACTAATTGAAGATGGTAGCGATCCTGAAGCTCTATACGATATCGAGCATCACCTATTTGCTGAAGATTTCGAAGTGCTTGAGAAAGCAGTTGTTGAAGCATTCAAAATGGGCTTTGAAGTGCTTGAAGCTGAAGAGACAGAAGACGAAGATGGCAACAAGCTACTTTGCTGTGATGCAACCATGCAGTCAGCTCTAGATGCAGAGGCGATCGATGCGCAAGTTGAGAAGCTTGTGAACCTTGCAGAGAAATTCGACATTATCTACGACGGTTGGGGCACTTACTACGAAGGTGAAGATGCTATCTACCCTGACGAAGATGATGAAGGCGAAGAGTAA
- the arcA gene encoding arginine deiminase, whose protein sequence is MSKLYVGSEVGQLRRVLLNRPERALTHLTPSNCHDLLFDDVLAVEAAGEEHDAFAETLRSQDVEVLLLHDLLVETLAVPQAREWLLNTQISDFRYGPTFARDLRSYLAQMDNEHLATILLGGLAYSELPIKSSSMLPKMHRPLDFVIEPLPNHLFTRDTSCWVYGGVSLNPMMKPARQRETNHLRAIYRWHPVFAGQDFIKYFGDEDLHYDNANIEGGDVLVIGKGAVLVGISERTKPQGVENLAASLFRSGQATEVIAIDLPKHRSCMHLDTVMTHMDIDTFSVYPEIVRKDLDTWRLTPKENGEMRVEKAENYLSAIEGALGLDQLKIITTGGDNYEAEREQWNDANNVLTVKPGTVIGYERNVYTNEKYDKAGIEVLTIPGNELGRGRGGARCMSCPIERDGI, encoded by the coding sequence ATGAGTAAGCTGTACGTTGGCTCCGAAGTCGGTCAATTAAGACGAGTTCTCCTAAATAGACCTGAAAGAGCACTCACCCACCTCACCCCTTCAAACTGTCATGATCTTCTATTTGATGATGTGCTTGCTGTTGAAGCTGCTGGTGAAGAACATGATGCTTTTGCAGAGACACTGCGTAGTCAAGACGTAGAAGTGCTACTACTGCATGACTTACTTGTCGAAACGCTTGCCGTACCTCAGGCTCGCGAGTGGCTGCTAAATACTCAAATCTCAGATTTCCGTTATGGGCCGACTTTTGCCCGTGACTTAAGAAGCTATCTTGCTCAAATGGATAATGAGCATCTAGCAACTATCTTACTCGGTGGCTTGGCTTATTCTGAGCTCCCAATCAAATCATCGTCGATGCTACCTAAGATGCATCGCCCACTTGATTTCGTTATCGAACCACTGCCGAACCACCTATTTACGCGTGATACCTCATGCTGGGTTTATGGCGGTGTATCGCTGAACCCAATGATGAAACCAGCTCGTCAACGCGAAACAAACCACTTACGTGCTATCTACCGCTGGCACCCTGTGTTTGCCGGACAAGACTTCATTAAGTACTTCGGTGATGAAGATTTGCACTACGACAACGCCAATATTGAAGGCGGTGACGTACTGGTTATCGGTAAAGGCGCGGTACTGGTTGGTATCTCTGAGCGTACTAAGCCACAAGGTGTTGAAAACCTAGCGGCGAGCTTATTCCGTTCGGGCCAAGCAACCGAAGTGATTGCTATCGATTTACCAAAACACCGCTCTTGTATGCACCTTGATACGGTGATGACACACATGGATATAGACACTTTCTCTGTCTACCCAGAGATTGTTCGCAAAGATCTAGATACTTGGCGCCTAACACCTAAAGAAAATGGTGAGATGCGCGTAGAGAAAGCCGAAAACTACCTGTCAGCAATTGAAGGGGCTCTAGGCCTTGATCAGCTGAAGATCATCACAACTGGTGGTGACAACTATGAAGCTGAACGTGAACAGTGGAATGACGCTAACAACGTACTGACAGTGAAACCGGGGACTGTTATCGGTTATGAACGCAATGTTTACACCAACGAGAAGTACGACAAAGCGGGCATCGAAGTTCTGACGATTCCAGGCAACGAGTTAGGTCGTGGTCGTGGTGGCGCTCGTTGTATGAGTTGTCCTATCGAAAGAGACGGTATCTAA
- a CDS encoding ornithine carbamoyltransferase, with the protein MAFNLRNRNFLKLLDFTPKEIQFLLDLSADLKKAKYAGTEQKKLNGKNIALIFEKASTRTRCAFEVAAFDQGAQVSYLGPSGSQIGQKESMKDTARVLGRMYDGIEYRGFGQSIVEDLGAYAGVPVWNGLTDEFHPTQILADFLTMVEHGRGKHLHQISFAYLGDARNNMGNSLLVGAAKMGMDIRLVAPKAFWPEEQLVEECQAIAQNTGAKITLTEDVAEGVKGCDFLYTDVWVSMGEAPEAWDERVAVMKPYQVNMDVIKLTGNPQVKFMHCLPAFHNNETVIGQQVADKYGMNGLEVTDEVFESDYSIVFDEAENRMHTIKAVMVATLGQ; encoded by the coding sequence ATGGCCTTTAATCTTCGCAATCGTAACTTTCTAAAACTTCTCGACTTTACTCCTAAAGAGATTCAGTTTTTACTCGATCTGTCCGCTGACCTGAAAAAAGCTAAGTATGCAGGTACAGAGCAGAAAAAGCTTAACGGTAAAAACATCGCTTTGATCTTTGAAAAAGCATCAACACGAACTCGATGTGCTTTTGAGGTAGCGGCCTTTGATCAAGGTGCTCAAGTCTCTTATTTAGGCCCTTCTGGTTCTCAGATTGGTCAGAAAGAATCAATGAAAGATACGGCTCGTGTATTAGGTCGTATGTACGACGGCATTGAATACCGTGGTTTTGGCCAAAGCATTGTCGAAGATCTTGGCGCATACGCTGGTGTGCCAGTTTGGAACGGCCTAACCGATGAATTCCATCCAACTCAGATCTTGGCTGACTTCCTTACAATGGTCGAACATGGTCGCGGTAAACACCTACACCAGATCAGCTTTGCTTACCTAGGCGATGCGCGTAACAACATGGGTAACTCACTGTTAGTCGGTGCTGCGAAAATGGGCATGGATATTCGCCTTGTCGCGCCAAAAGCCTTTTGGCCAGAAGAACAACTTGTCGAAGAGTGCCAAGCCATTGCACAAAACACTGGTGCAAAAATCACGCTAACCGAAGACGTTGCTGAAGGCGTGAAAGGTTGTGATTTCCTATACACCGACGTTTGGGTTTCAATGGGTGAAGCCCCTGAAGCTTGGGACGAACGTGTAGCAGTAATGAAACCATACCAAGTGAATATGGATGTCATTAAGCTAACTGGTAATCCTCAAGTGAAGTTCATGCATTGCCTACCCGCTTTCCATAACAATGAAACAGTGATTGGTCAGCAAGTCGCAGACAAGTATGGAATGAACGGCTTGGAAGTGACTGACGAAGTGTTTGAATCTGACTACTCGATTGTATTTGATGAAGCAGAGAATCGCATGCACACCATCAAGGCGGTGATGGTCGCGACTCTTGGTCAATAG
- the pyrB gene encoding aspartate carbamoyltransferase: MANSLYQKHIISIPELSREELELIVQTAGQLKAEPNPELIKNKVVASCFFEPSTRTRLSFETAIQRIGGDVIGFDSGGNTSLAKKGETLADSVQVISSYVDAYVMRHPQEGAARLASEFSNGVPVINAGDGANQHPTQTLLDLFSIAETQGRLDNLNVAFVGDLKYGRTVHSLTQALAKFDNICFYFVAPEALAMPDYICEELDEAGIKYQLLTDMEDVIPELDVLYMTRVQKERFDESEYAHIKSAYILTAALLENARDNLKVLHPLPRVDEITIDVDKTPYAYYFQQAENGVYAREALLALVLNETL, translated from the coding sequence ATGGCGAATTCGCTCTATCAAAAGCACATCATCTCAATTCCAGAGCTTTCTCGTGAAGAGCTAGAATTAATTGTTCAAACGGCAGGTCAACTTAAAGCTGAACCAAACCCAGAACTCATCAAGAACAAAGTTGTTGCCAGCTGCTTCTTCGAACCTTCAACACGAACTCGTCTCTCTTTTGAAACTGCGATTCAACGCATCGGTGGTGATGTGATTGGTTTCGACAGTGGCGGTAACACTTCACTGGCGAAGAAAGGTGAAACGCTAGCAGACTCAGTGCAGGTTATCTCTTCATACGTTGATGCTTACGTAATGCGCCACCCTCAAGAAGGTGCAGCACGCCTGGCTTCTGAATTCTCTAACGGCGTACCTGTGATTAATGCAGGTGACGGTGCAAACCAACACCCAACGCAAACGCTATTAGATTTGTTCTCTATTGCAGAAACACAAGGCCGCCTAGATAACCTAAACGTGGCATTCGTTGGTGACCTGAAGTACGGTCGTACGGTTCACTCTCTGACTCAAGCACTCGCGAAATTCGACAACATCTGTTTCTACTTTGTGGCACCAGAAGCGTTGGCGATGCCAGACTACATTTGTGAAGAACTTGATGAAGCGGGTATCAAGTACCAACTACTGACCGACATGGAAGATGTGATTCCTGAGCTGGATGTTCTGTACATGACGCGAGTTCAAAAAGAGCGCTTTGATGAGTCGGAATACGCGCACATCAAATCAGCGTACATCCTAACGGCTGCACTTCTAGAAAACGCACGCGATAACCTGAAGGTTCTACACCCTCTTCCTCGTGTTGACGAAATTACTATCGATGTCGATAAAACACCTTACGCTTACTACTTCCAGCAAGCCGAGAACGGTGTTTACGCGCGTGAAGCATTACTGGCCCTTGTTCTTAACGAAACGCTGTAG
- the pyrI gene encoding aspartate carbamoyltransferase regulatory subunit: MSKETQLKVEAIKNGTVIDHIPANIGIKVLKLFDMHNSHQRVTIGLNLPSSALGGKDLLKIENVFITEEQASKLALYAPHATVNQIEDYEVVKKLALELPEQINDVFECPNTNCITHNEPVESSFKIFEKKKDIRLKCKYCEKVFSREIVTER, translated from the coding sequence ATGTCTAAAGAGACTCAATTAAAAGTTGAAGCAATCAAAAACGGTACTGTTATCGACCATATCCCAGCGAACATCGGGATCAAGGTGCTAAAACTGTTCGACATGCACAACTCTCACCAGCGTGTGACCATTGGCCTAAATCTGCCGTCATCTGCACTAGGTGGAAAAGACCTGCTCAAGATTGAGAATGTGTTTATCACAGAAGAACAGGCAAGCAAGCTGGCGCTTTACGCACCTCACGCAACAGTGAACCAAATCGAAGATTACGAAGTGGTTAAGAAGTTAGCCTTAGAACTTCCAGAGCAAATCAACGATGTGTTCGAGTGTCCAAACACTAACTGCATTACGCATAACGAGCCTGTTGAAAGTAGCTTTAAGATCTTTGAAAAGAAAAAAGATATTCGATTGAAGTGTAAGTACTGCGAAAAAGTTTTCTCTCGCGAAATCGTGACAGAAAGATAA
- a CDS encoding RidA family protein — MTKVLHTESAPAAIGPYVQGVDLGNMVLTSGQIPVNPATGEVSADIAVQARQSLDNVQAVVEASGLTVKDIVKLTVFVKDLNDFGTVNEVYGKFFDEHGVANYPARSCVEVARLPKDVGIEIEAIAVRK, encoded by the coding sequence ATGACTAAAGTACTTCACACAGAATCTGCTCCAGCTGCAATCGGCCCATACGTACAAGGTGTTGACCTTGGCAACATGGTACTGACTTCTGGTCAAATCCCAGTAAACCCAGCAACTGGTGAAGTATCTGCGGATATCGCAGTGCAAGCTCGCCAATCTCTAGACAACGTTCAAGCGGTTGTTGAAGCCTCAGGCCTGACTGTAAAAGACATCGTAAAACTAACGGTATTCGTTAAAGACCTAAACGACTTCGGCACAGTAAACGAAGTTTACGGCAAATTCTTCGATGAGCACGGCGTTGCAAACTACCCTGCACGTTCATGTGTTGAAGTTGCTCGTCTGCCAAAAGATGTAGGTATCGAGATCGAAGCTATTGCGGTTCGTAAATAG
- a CDS encoding 1-acylglycerol-3-phosphate O-acyltransferase, whose product MIAILRIFAVAIFAILMFVFGCGYCLLSPRNPKHVFTFGRYFGRMSKIFGMKLELRIPEDAYSRGQHVYVANHQNSWDLFTISSAVTPKVVTVGKKSLVWMPLFGQLYWLTGNILIDRANRSKAVGTIDQVVTSLKESDVSVWMFPEGTRSRGRGLLPFKTGAFHAAIGAGLPIIPIVCSSTGGVKLNRWNNGHVIVEMLPPISTEGFDKSNVRELANLAREQMAAKLEELDKEVVELNKK is encoded by the coding sequence ATGATAGCAATATTACGTATTTTCGCAGTGGCGATATTTGCGATTCTTATGTTTGTATTTGGATGTGGTTACTGTTTACTGAGCCCACGTAATCCGAAACACGTATTTACCTTTGGCCGTTACTTCGGCCGTATGTCGAAAATTTTCGGCATGAAGTTAGAACTTCGTATCCCAGAAGATGCTTATTCTCGTGGCCAACATGTGTATGTGGCAAACCACCAGAACAGCTGGGATCTATTCACGATTTCATCGGCGGTAACGCCTAAAGTTGTGACGGTTGGTAAGAAGAGCTTAGTGTGGATGCCGCTATTTGGTCAGCTTTACTGGCTGACGGGTAACATCCTTATTGACCGTGCTAACCGCAGCAAAGCTGTAGGTACTATCGATCAGGTAGTGACTAGCCTAAAAGAGAGCGATGTTTCAGTATGGATGTTCCCTGAAGGAACTCGTTCTCGTGGCCGTGGTTTGCTGCCATTCAAAACGGGTGCTTTCCACGCTGCAATTGGCGCTGGCTTACCGATTATCCCTATCGTGTGTAGTTCAACGGGGGGCGTGAAGCTAAACCGTTGGAACAATGGCCATGTGATTGTTGAGATGCTGCCACCAATCAGCACTGAAGGTTTTGATAAGTCTAACGTTCGTGAACTGGCTAACTTAGCTCGTGAGCAAATGGCTGCGAAACTTGAAGAATTAGACAAAGAAGTGGTTGAGCTCAACAAGAAGTAA
- the murA gene encoding UDP-N-acetylglucosamine 1-carboxyvinyltransferase: MEKFRVIGSDKPLSGEVTISGAKNAALPILFASILAEEPVEVSNVPHLRDIDTTMELLKRLGAKVSRNGSVHVDGSEINEFCAPYDLVKTMRASIWALGPLVARFGEGQVSLPGGCAIGARPVDLHIHGLEQLGATITLEDGYVKASVDGRLKGAHIVMDKVSVGATITIMCAATLAEGTTVLDNSAREPEIVDTADFLNKLGAKISGAGTDTITIEGVERLGGGQHSVVADRIETGTFLVAAAVSGGKVVCRNTNAHLLEAALAKLEEAGAKVETGEDWISLDMTGRELKAVKIVTAPHPGFPTDMQAQFTLLNMMAKGSGVITETIFENRFMHIPELQRMGAKAEIEGNTAICGETEKLSGAQVMATDLRASASLVIAGCIAQGETIVDRIYHIDRGYDKIEDKLSALGANITRFRESS, translated from the coding sequence ATGGAAAAGTTTCGAGTTATTGGATCGGACAAGCCGCTAAGCGGTGAAGTGACGATCTCAGGCGCAAAAAATGCAGCGCTACCTATCTTATTTGCTTCAATTCTTGCTGAAGAGCCAGTGGAAGTGAGTAATGTTCCTCACCTACGTGACATCGATACTACGATGGAACTACTAAAGCGTCTTGGCGCAAAAGTATCACGTAACGGTAGTGTTCATGTTGATGGCAGCGAAATTAATGAATTTTGTGCGCCTTACGATTTAGTAAAAACAATGCGTGCTTCTATCTGGGCTTTGGGTCCACTGGTAGCTCGTTTTGGTGAAGGCCAAGTGTCACTTCCTGGTGGTTGTGCGATTGGTGCTCGTCCAGTTGATCTGCATATCCATGGCCTAGAGCAGCTAGGTGCAACGATTACGTTGGAAGATGGTTATGTTAAAGCAAGCGTTGATGGCCGTCTGAAAGGCGCGCACATCGTGATGGATAAAGTAAGCGTTGGCGCTACGATTACTATCATGTGTGCAGCAACACTAGCGGAAGGTACAACAGTATTAGACAACTCTGCGCGTGAGCCTGAGATTGTTGATACCGCTGACTTCCTAAACAAGCTGGGTGCTAAGATTTCTGGCGCAGGTACAGACACGATTACTATCGAAGGTGTTGAACGCCTTGGTGGTGGTCAACACTCTGTGGTTGCAGACCGTATTGAGACAGGTACGTTCCTTGTTGCTGCGGCAGTGTCTGGCGGTAAAGTTGTTTGTCGTAACACTAACGCTCATCTTCTTGAAGCTGCATTAGCGAAGCTTGAAGAAGCGGGTGCGAAGGTTGAAACGGGCGAAGACTGGATCAGCCTTGATATGACAGGTCGTGAGCTGAAAGCGGTGAAAATCGTAACAGCACCTCACCCTGGCTTCCCAACCGACATGCAAGCTCAGTTTACCCTGCTTAACATGATGGCGAAGGGCAGTGGTGTTATCACTGAGACTATCTTTGAAAACCGCTTCATGCACATTCCTGAATTACAGCGAATGGGTGCAAAAGCAGAAATCGAAGGCAACACGGCTATCTGTGGTGAAACGGAAAAATTGAGCGGCGCTCAAGTAATGGCAACGGACCTTCGTGCATCAGCGAGCCTTGTTATTGCTGGCTGTATCGCTCAAGGTGAAACCATCGTTGACCGTATTTATCACATCGATCGTGGCTACGATAAGATTGAAGATAAACTGTCAGCCCTAGGCGCAAACATTACACGATTTCGAGAGTCTAGCTAA
- the ibaG gene encoding BolA family iron metabolism protein IbaG yields the protein MDSTKVQELLAEALNLQEIFVKGEGSHYEVVAVDPCFDGMNRVKKQQLIYGPLMEYIQRNDIHALSIKAFTPEEWERDKKLMSL from the coding sequence GTGGACAGCACAAAAGTACAAGAATTATTAGCAGAGGCACTGAACCTTCAAGAGATTTTCGTGAAGGGTGAAGGCAGTCATTACGAAGTTGTTGCAGTTGATCCATGTTTTGACGGCATGAATCGAGTTAAGAAGCAGCAACTAATCTACGGCCCACTAATGGAATACATTCAACGCAATGACATCCATGCTCTTTCTATTAAGGCTTTCACGCCAGAAGAGTGGGAACGTGATAAGAAACTGATGTCACTTTAA
- a CDS encoding STAS domain-containing protein, protein MSHSQWQALSSKEYQLLGDIDRDSVPAIWRILEKWQTTESSVEIDLSHINRVDSAGMVMLIHLLEHAKNQNCHIMLSFVPEQLRTLFQLSNIQPMMAEHIKN, encoded by the coding sequence ATGAGCCATTCTCAATGGCAAGCACTAAGCTCTAAAGAGTATCAGCTGCTCGGTGATATCGACCGAGACAGTGTCCCTGCAATCTGGCGTATATTGGAAAAGTGGCAAACAACGGAATCGAGCGTTGAAATTGACCTTAGCCATATAAATCGAGTCGATTCAGCAGGAATGGTGATGCTAATTCACTTATTAGAGCATGCAAAAAATCAAAACTGTCATATAATGCTCAGTTTCGTGCCAGAACAATTACGAACGTTGTTCCAATTGAGCAATATCCAGCCAATGATGGCAGAACACATAAAAAATTAG
- a CDS encoding MlaC/ttg2D family ABC transporter substrate-binding protein, which translates to MSAQAFAAESIDRTQPYQMMTQVAEVAFDRLKSEQDNIHQDPELLKVIVEEELMPYVNAQYAALKLLGPNLKGADRKDVRVFIDSFRKYLVSSYAQVLTQYTDQTIEFGPEPKIKADSRITSIKVDIIDSPRPNIKLEFKLRKDKKSGEWKAFDMVAEGISLLSSKQSEWNTKIRQEGILQVADELEKLAAQPIRFESNK; encoded by the coding sequence ATGTCGGCTCAAGCTTTTGCTGCAGAGTCGATTGATCGTACTCAGCCATACCAGATGATGACTCAAGTAGCAGAAGTTGCATTTGATCGTTTGAAGAGCGAACAAGACAACATCCACCAAGACCCAGAACTGTTGAAGGTCATTGTGGAAGAAGAGTTGATGCCTTATGTGAATGCACAATATGCAGCACTTAAGTTGCTTGGGCCAAACTTGAAAGGCGCGGATAGAAAAGACGTGCGTGTATTTATCGACTCATTCCGTAAATACCTGGTTTCTTCTTATGCTCAAGTTCTGACTCAATATACCGATCAGACAATTGAATTTGGTCCTGAACCAAAAATCAAAGCGGATAGCCGCATTACCAGTATCAAAGTAGACATCATCGATTCGCCGCGACCTAACATCAAGCTTGAATTTAAGCTTCGCAAAGACAAAAAGTCGGGCGAGTGGAAGGCATTTGATATGGTTGCAGAAGGCATTAGCCTATTATCGAGCAAGCAGTCAGAGTGGAATACTAAGATTCGTCAGGAAGGCATCTTACAAGTTGCCGACGAACTAGAGAAACTGGCCGCACAACCGATTCGTTTTGAGAGTAACAAATAA
- the mlaD gene encoding outer membrane lipid asymmetry maintenance protein MlaD: MQQTRKLELWVGTFVIAGICAILIMIFQVADVKGIGSNHTYNLKATFDNIGSLKVRSPVKVGGVVVGRVQSIELDTESYLPVVQLSIDSKYSQFPDTSSAQILTSGLIGEQYISLVPGFIFDDEEMLVDGDSIEDTKSALVLEDLIGQVLYSVGGSDDSEAKE; the protein is encoded by the coding sequence ATGCAACAAACTCGAAAATTAGAATTATGGGTCGGCACCTTTGTTATTGCCGGAATTTGCGCAATCTTAATCATGATCTTTCAAGTCGCTGACGTAAAAGGTATAGGTTCGAACCATACTTATAATCTAAAAGCGACCTTTGACAACATTGGTAGCCTAAAGGTTCGTTCTCCTGTGAAAGTCGGTGGTGTGGTTGTTGGCCGAGTTCAAAGCATTGAACTTGATACTGAGAGCTACCTACCAGTGGTTCAATTGTCTATTGATTCGAAGTACTCACAATTTCCAGATACCTCTAGTGCTCAAATCTTAACGTCTGGCTTAATCGGTGAGCAGTACATCAGCTTGGTGCCGGGTTTCATTTTTGATGATGAGGAGATGTTGGTTGATGGTGACTCGATTGAAGACACCAAGTCAGCATTGGTACTAGAAGATTTGATTGGCCAAGTGCTGTATAGCGTTGGTGGTTCTGATGATAGCGAAGCTAAGGAGTAG